In Deinococcus sedimenti, a single genomic region encodes these proteins:
- a CDS encoding cytochrome P450, which yields MTAPSPLPPRPRTSPLRSALNLRRDPLGYLRHLRAAYGDAFTLRIGPRDVLVVTHPDAAREVLVTQAASFRKGRGIQKMQDFLGTGLLTAEGQTWRAHRRLMQPSFHRAALSGMADDIVGSARPTHAAVLKAADTGETVEVGGEMLRVTLRAVASVLFGTGLTDDELRVVESELPPLLHHTVSRARAVVDLPRWVPTPAGQRSAAASRALDAIVARIIAARRAEQEAGTPGGDLLGLLLAARDEQGAGLSDRELRDEVMTLFLAGHETTANTLTFLLLLLSRHPDVQARVRAELREVLGERDPEGADLPRLPLLHACIQETLRLYPPAWLVPRQATAPVRVAGFDLPEGASVSVCISLLQRHAAFWPDPHAFVPERWLGGGRTPEAFMPFGLGPRMCIGNNLALMEAGLIAALLLRDVTVTVPDGGPAGLHASVTLRPDGPVNAVFRR from the coding sequence GTGACTGCCCCCTCTCCCCTGCCGCCCCGCCCCCGCACCTCGCCGCTGCGTTCCGCACTGAACCTGCGCCGCGACCCGCTGGGATACCTGCGCCACCTGCGCGCCGCGTACGGCGACGCGTTCACGCTGCGGATCGGCCCGCGGGACGTGCTGGTCGTCACGCACCCGGACGCGGCGCGCGAGGTGCTCGTCACGCAGGCCGCGAGTTTCCGCAAGGGGCGCGGCATTCAGAAGATGCAGGACTTCCTGGGCACGGGCCTCCTGACCGCCGAGGGGCAGACGTGGCGCGCGCACCGACGCCTGATGCAGCCGTCCTTTCACCGCGCGGCGCTGAGCGGCATGGCGGACGACATCGTGGGGTCGGCCCGGCCCACCCACGCGGCCGTGCTGAAGGCCGCCGACACGGGAGAGACGGTCGAGGTGGGGGGTGAGATGCTGCGCGTCACGCTGCGCGCCGTGGCGTCCGTGCTGTTCGGGACCGGCCTGACCGACGACGAACTGCGCGTGGTGGAATCCGAGTTGCCGCCCCTGCTGCATCACACGGTCAGCCGCGCACGGGCGGTGGTGGACCTGCCGCGCTGGGTGCCCACTCCCGCCGGGCAGCGGTCCGCGGCGGCCAGCCGGGCGCTGGACGCGATCGTGGCGCGGATCATCGCCGCGCGCCGCGCCGAGCAGGAGGCCGGAACGCCCGGCGGGGACCTGCTGGGGCTGCTGCTGGCCGCCCGCGACGAACAGGGCGCGGGCCTGAGCGACCGGGAACTGCGCGACGAGGTCATGACGCTGTTCCTGGCGGGTCACGAGACGACCGCGAACACCCTGACGTTCCTGCTGCTGCTGCTGTCGCGTCACCCCGACGTTCAGGCGCGCGTGCGGGCCGAACTGCGCGAGGTGCTGGGCGAACGGGACCCAGAGGGAGCGGACCTCCCGCGCCTGCCGCTGCTGCACGCCTGCATTCAGGAGACGCTGCGCCTGTACCCGCCCGCGTGGCTGGTTCCCCGGCAGGCGACCGCTCCGGTGCGCGTGGCGGGCTTCGACCTGCCGGAGGGCGCGTCGGTGTCGGTGTGCATCTCCCTGCTGCAACGACACGCGGCGTTCTGGCCGGACCCGCACGCCTTCGTGCCCGAGCGCTGGCTGGGCGGCGGGCGCACCCCGGAGGCGTTCATGCCGTTCGGGCTGGGACCGCGCATGTGCATCGGGAACAACCTCGCCCTGA